The following proteins are encoded in a genomic region of Primulina huaijiensis isolate GDHJ02 chromosome 3, ASM1229523v2, whole genome shotgun sequence:
- the LOC140972777 gene encoding proline-rich receptor-like protein kinase PERK9 — MALLSLFIIISSTFLPFLPPTISQPANSNSYATSLPLLMAIKAYLDPQNFVLSSWSLNSTSGPCDGSFEGIACNEFGQVVNISLQGKGLSGQIPPEIGQLKNLTGLYLHFNELHGVVPKELADLTDLSDLYLNVNNISGHIPSEIGSMFSLQVLQLCYNKLSGSIPTQLGSLTKLSVLALQSNKLSGAIPASLGGLMVLTRLDLSFNNLFGSIPSKLADLPLLKVLDVRNNTLSGNVPLELKRLNEGFQYANNPGLCGIGFSLLNACADSSKNSSKPEPFGPGTGHLPSKDIPESANVLPNGLNQSKRTHTAAAAVIIVIGLIVASTVVALFTFSWHRRRKQKIGSAFDSGEDRPSTDQVKDICRRTASPLISLEYSNSWDPLAKREDGNSFSQEVLESYMFTLDAVESATQYFSETNLLGKSSFSAIYKGILRDGSAVAIKCISKISCKSDETEFLKGLKLLTSLKHENILKLRGFCCSKGRGECFLIYEFVSNGNLLQYLDVKVDKGNVLDWPTRKSIIQGIAKGIGYLHGTENNKPTLVHRNISAEKVLIDKHYNPLLSDSGLHNLLADDIVFSTLKGSAAMGYLAPEYTTTGRFTEKSDVYAFGMIIFQILSGKSRISQLNCHGAELSRFEDFIDANLAGKFKESEAARLGEVALLCTNESPDQRPDIGTVMQELDGIDLNSCSNMSLQKS; from the exons ATGGCTTTACTCTCCCTTTTCATCATCATCTCCTCCACATTTCTCCCATTTTTGCCACCCACAATCTCCCAACCAGCAAACTCTAACTCCTACGCCACTTCTTTACCTCTTCTAATGGCAATCAAAGCTTATTTGGACCCTCAAAATTTCGTTCTTTCTTCATGGTCCCTAAACTCTACTTCTGGTCCCTGCGATGGCTCCTTTGAAGGGATTGCATGTAATGAATTCGGTCAAGTGGTTAACATTTCACTGCAAGGGAAAGGGCTTTCTGGGCAAATACCACCTGAGATTGGTCAGCTCAAGAACTTGACGGGTTTGTACTTGCACTTCAATGAGCTTCATGGGGTTGTACCTAAAGAGCTCGCTGACTTGACTGACCTCTCTGATTTGTATCTCAACGTTAATAATATCTCTGGTCATATTCCTTCGGAGATTGGGTCTATGTTCAGCTTACAAG TGTTGCAACTCTGTTACAATAAATTAAGTGGAAGCATTCCCACTCAACTTGGCTCTTTAACGAAACTCAGTGTTCTGGCTCTGCAGTCCAACAAGTTATCTGGTGCTATTCCTGCGAGTCTAGGCGGTTTAATGGTTTTGACTAGGTTGGATTTGAGCTTCAATAATCTCTTCGGTTCGATCCCATCTAAATTGGCGGATTTACCGTTGCTCAAAGTTCTTGACGTCAGAAATAATACTCTTTCTGGCAATGTCCCTCTAG AACTGAAGAGACTGAATGAAGGTTTCCAGTATGCCAATAATCCAGGGTTGTGTGGGATCGGTTTTTCTTTGTTAAATGCTTGTGCTGATTCTAGTAAAAATTCCAGTAAACCTGAGCCATTTGGACCTGGTACTGGTCATCTTCCTTCTAAAGATATCCCCGAGTCAGCAAATGTTCTACCAAATGGGTTGAATCAGTCCAAGAGAACCCACACTGCTGCTGCAGCTGTTATTATAGTTATTGGATTGATTGTTGCTTCAACAGTGGTTGCtctttttacattttcatgGCATCGTCGCAGGAAACAGAAAATCGGGAGTGCCTTTGATTCTGGCGAAGATCGACCAAGTACTGATCAAGTTAAGGATATTTGCAGGAGAACTGCATCCCCTCTCATTAGTCTTGAGTATTCCAACAGTTGGGATCCTCTGGCTAAGCGGGAAGATGGAAATAGTTTCTCTCAGGAGGTTCTTGAAAGTTACATGTTCACTCTGGATGCAGTGGAGTCTGCAACTCAGTACTTCTCCGAGACTAACTTATTGGGGAAGAGTAGCTTCTCGGCTATTTACAAAGGGATATTGAGGGACGGATCAGCAGTTGCTATCAAGTGCATTTCAAAGATAAGTTGCAAGTCTGATGAAACTGAATTTCTCAAAGGATTGAAGCTATTGACTTCACtgaaacatgaaaatattttgaagttgaGAGGCTTTTGTTGTTCAAAGGGGAGGGGAGAGTGCTTCCTCATATATGAGTTCGTTTCGAATGGGAACCTTTTGCAATACCTTGACGTGAAAGTAGATAAAGGGAATGTTCTCGATTGGCCCACTCGGAAATCTATAATCCAGGGGATTGCCAAAG GTATTGGGTATTTGCATGGAACTGAGAATAACAAACCAACATTGGTTCACCGTAACATATCAGCTGAGAAAGTCCTGATCGATAAGCACTACAACCCATTACTCTCGGATTCCGGCCTTCACAACCTATTAGCAGACGACATAGTTTTCTCAACGTTAAAAGGTAGTGCTGCGATGGGGTACTTAGCTCCCGAATACACCACCACAGGCAGGTTCACTGAAAAGAGCGACGTCTATGCCTTTGGTATGATCATATTTCAAATCCTCTCGGGGAAGAGCAGAATCTCGCAGTTAAACTGTCACGGGGCGGAATTATCAAGATTCGAAGACTTTATAGATGCAAATCTTGCTGGAAAGTTCAAGGAATCTGAGGCAGCTAGGCTTGGAGAAGTCGCACTTCTTTGCACGAACGAGTCTCCTGACCAGAGGCCAGACATTGGAACTGTGATGCAAGAACTGGATGGCATCGATTTAAACTCTTGCTCAAACATGTCACTCCAGAAGAGTTAA
- the LOC140972778 gene encoding UDP-glucuronate 4-epimerase 3-like produces MSQMKHIDSAPSTPGKFKMEKSPYNRVRLHSSLAKLAFWSFVFLGLIFLFFYRSPSSSSPVPSDLSRRSLRSSYEGPNFEKRVRASAKTRSRNGISVLVTGAAGFVGTHVSSALKRRGDGVLGIDNFNDYYDTSLKRARQALLDRIGVYIVEGDINDAALLKKLFDIVPFTHVMHLAAQAGVRYAMENPSSYVHSNIAGLVSVLEVCKNANPQPAIVWASSSSVYGLNTKVPFSERDRTDQPASLYAATKKAGEEIAHTYNHIYGLSLTGLRFFTVYGPWGRPDMAYFFFTRDILKGKSIPIFEAANHGTVARDFTYVDDIVKGCLGALDTAEKSTGSGGKKKGPAQLRVYNLGNTSPVPVSDLVSILERLLKVKAKRLVMKLPRNGDVQFTHANISLAQKELGYKPSTDLQTGLKKFVRWYLSYSANGKKSAQ; encoded by the coding sequence ATGTCACAGATGAAGCACATTGACAGCGCCCCTTCAACCCCAGGAAAGTTCAAGATGGAGAAGTCTCCGTACAATAGGGTGAGGCTGCATTCTTCTCTGGCCAAGCTCGCTTTTTGGTCATTTGTTTTCCTAGGCTTGATCTTTTTGTTCTTCTATAGATCACCCTCTTCCTCATCCCCTGTTCCTTCAGATCTCTCTAGAAGGTCCCTTAGAAGCTCTTATGAAGGCCCTAACTTCGAAAAAAGGGTCAGGGCCTCTGCTAAAACCAGGTCTAGAAATGGGATTTCGGTTTTGGTTACAGGGGCTGCTGGTTTTGTGGGAACTCATGTCTCCTCCGCCCTCAAACGGCGGGGGGACGGTGTCTTGGGGATTGATAATTTCAATGATTATTACGATACCTCCCTGAAGAGGGCTAGACAAGCACTTTTAGACAGAATCGGGGTGTACATTGTGGAGGGTGATATCAATGATGCTGCTCTATTAAAGAAACTTTTTGATATTGTGCCCTTTACTCATGTTATGCATCTCGCTGCGCAGGCCGGTGTTCGCTATGCAATGGAGAATCCTAGCTCCTACGTACATAGCAACATTGCCGGCCTAGTTAGTGTGCTTGAGGTTTGCAAGAATGCGAATCCGCAGCCAGCAATCGTGTGGGCTTCGAGTAGTTCTGTGTATGGATTGAATACTAAGGTTCCTTTTTCCGAGAGGGACAGGACTGATCAGCCTGCAAGCCTGTATGCCGCTACTAAGAAAGCCGGTGAAGAGATTGCACATACTTATAATCATATATATGGGCTTTCTCTTACTGGATTGAGATTCTTCACCGTTTATGGACCATGGGGTAGGCCGGACATGGCATACTTCTTTTTCACTAGGGATATTTTGAAGGGGAAGTCGATCCCAATCTTTGAGGCTGCAAATCATGGAACGGTGGCCAGGGATTTTACCtacgttgatgatattgtaAAAGGTTGTTTGGGTGCATTAGATACCGCAGAGAAAAGTACCGGCAGTGGTGGCAAGAAGAAGGGGCCGGCTCAATTGCGGGTGTACAATCTGGGAAACACATCCCCCGTACCAGTTTCGGATCTTGTGAGTATTTTAGAGAGGTTACTCAAGGTGAAGGCTAAGAGGTTGGTTATGAAGTTGCCAAGGAATGGTGATGTACAATTTACGCATGCCAACATAAGCTTAGCTCAGAAAGAGCTTGGTTATAAACCCTCGACTGATCTTCAGACAGGGTTGAAGAAATTTGTTCGGTGGTACCTCAGTTACTCTGCAAACGGGAAGAAGAGCGCACAGTAA
- the LOC140972779 gene encoding 3-phosphoshikimate 1-carboxyvinyltransferase 2-like — protein MAHVSNMAHKVSPRFSTINARPSTATSNSLFFGAKNLKSPSKCSWVVDKNSIFTVQGKNSLKVTASVATAEKQSTLPEIVLEPIKEISGTVKLPGSKSLSNRILLLAALSEGTTVVDNLLNSDDIHYMLGALRTLGLNVEEDKADQRAVVQGCGGLFPVSKDAKDEIQLFLGNAGTAMRPLAAAVTAAGGNASYVLDGVPRMRERPIGDLVTGLKQLGAEVDCFLGTNCPPVRVVGKGGLPGGKVKLSGSISSQYLTALLMAAPLALGNVEIEIIDKLISVPYVEMTIKLMERYGVSVEHSDEWDRFLVRGGQKYKSPGKSYVEGDASSASYFLAGAAVTGGTVTVEGCGTSSLQGDVKFAEVLEKMGAEVTWTENSVTVKGPPRDSSGRKHLRAIDINMNKMPDVAMTLAVVALFADGPTAIRDVASWRVKETERMIAICTELRKLGATVVEGPDYCVITPPEKLNITSIDTYDDHRMAMAFSLAACADVPVTIKDPGCTRKTFPNYFEVLATFSQH, from the exons ATGGCGCACGTTAGCAACATGGCGCACAAAGTTTCCCCAAGATTCTCCACCATTAATGCCAGACCTTCTACTGCAACTTCGAATTCCTTGTTTTTTGGCGCAAAGAATCTGAAAAGCCCGTCAAAGTGTTCATGGGTTGTGGATAAAAATTCAATCTTTACAGTTCAAGGGAAGAATTCTTTAAAGGTTACGGCTTCTGTTGCAACGGCGGAGAAGCAGTCAACGCTGCCGGAAATTGTGTTGGAACCCATCAAAGAAATATCCGGTACTGTTAAGTTACCGGGCTCCAAATCCCTCTCTAACCGTATTTTACTTCTTGCTGCACTCTCTGAG GGAACAACTGTTGTGGACAACTTACTAAATAGTGACGACATCCATTATATGCTTGGTGCCTTGAGAACACTTGGACTGAATGTGGAAGAAGATAAAGCAGATCAGCGAGCTGTTGTGCAAGGATGTGGTGGTCTATTTCCAGTTTCTAAAGATGCCAAAGATGAAATTCAGCTTTTCCTAGGAAATGCAGGAACAGCTATGCGCCCTTTGGCTGCTGCAGTTACTGCCGCTGGTGGAAATGCAAG CTACGTCCTTGATGGAGTTCCTCGCATGAGAGAGAGACCAATTGGTGATTTAGTGACTGGACTTAAACAGCTTGGAGCAGAAGTCGATTGCTTCCTGGGGACGAATTGCCCCCCAGTTCGTGTTGTTGGAAAGGGTGGTCTTCCAGGCGGAAAG GTGAAACTCTCTGGGTCCATCAGTAGCCAATACTTGACTGCTCTGCTCATGGCAGCTCCACTGGCGCTAGGCAATGTGGAAATTGAGATAATTGACAAACTAATTTCGGTTCCTTATGTGGAGATGACCATTAAGTTAATGGAAAGGTATGGTGTCTCTGTAGAGCACAGTGATGAGTGGGACAGATTCTTGGTTCGTGGAGGTCAAAAGTACAA GTCTCCTGGAAAATCTTATGTCGAAGGCGATGCCTCAAGTGCCAGTTACTTCTTGGCTGGTGCAGCTGTTACTGGTGGAACTGTTACCGTTGAAGGTTGTGGGACAAGTAGTTTACAG GGTGACGTCAAATTTGCCGAGGTTCTTGAAAAAATGGGTGCAGAAGTTACGTGGACTGAGAATAGTGTCACTGTTAAAGGCCCTCCGCGCGATTCATCTGGAAGGAAGCATTTGCGTGCCATTGATATCAACATGAATAAAATGCCAGATGTCGCCATGACTCTTGCTGTTGTAGCGCTTTTCGCTGATGGGCCGACTGCTATAAGAGATG TTGCTAGCTGGAGGGTGAAAGAAACCGAGCGAATGATCGCCATATGCACAGAACTTAGAAAG ttgggagCCACAGTTGTAGAAGGCCCAGATTACTGTGTGATTACTCCGCCGGAGAAACTAAATATAACCTCCATCGATACATATGATGATCATAGGATGGCCATGGCCTTTTCACTCGCCGCCTGTGCTGATGTTCCCGTCACAATAAAAGATCCTGGTTGCACGCGCAAAACATTCCCTAATTATTTCGAAGTTCTTGCTACTTTCTCACAGCACTGA
- the LOC140972780 gene encoding transketolase, chloroplastic-like: MASSSSLIPSQIMLSRAAIPRHGSTTTTSPSLFLPSFSGLKSTSTTTSSISGRRSIPATIRLPVIASAAVETLKKTDTALIDKSVNTIRFLAIDAVEKANSGHPGLPMGCAPMGHVLYDEIMRYNPKNPYWFNRDRFVLSAGHGCMLQYALLHLAGYDSVKEEDLKSFRQWGSKTPGHPENFETPGVEVTTGPLGQGIANAVGLALAEKHLAARYNKPDSEIVDHYTYVILGDGCQMEGISNEVCSLAGHWGLGKLIAFYDDNHISIDGDTEIAFTESVDSRFEGLGWHVIWVKNGNTGYDEISAAIKEAKAVKDKPTLIKVTTTIGFGSPNKANSYSVHGSALGAKEVEATRKNLGWPYEPFHVPEDVKNHWSRHVPEGASFEAEWNAKFAEYEKKYPEEAAELKSIITGELPAGWEKALPTYAPESPADATRNLSQQNLNALAKVLPGLLGGSADLASSNMTLLKMFGDFQKNTPEERNIRFGVREHGMGAICNGIALHSPGIIPYCATFFVFTDYMRAAMRISALCEAGVIYVMTHDSIGLGEDGPTHQPIEHVASFRAMPNILMLRPADGNETAGAYKVAVLNRKRPSVLALSRQKLTQLPGTSIEGVEKGGYIISDNASNNKPDVILIGTGSELEIAAKAGDELRNEGKKVRVVSFVSWELFDEQSDEYKESVLPSAVTARVSIEAGTTFGWEKIVGSKGKSIGIDRFGASAPAGKIYKEFGITAEAVIAAAKELL, translated from the exons ATGGCTTCTTCTTCATCCCTCATACCATCCCAAATCATGCTATCGCGCGCGGCCATTCCCCGCCATggctccaccaccaccacctctcCGTCCTTGTTCCTTCCTTCCTTCTCGGGCCTGAAATCTACCTCCACGACCACGTCCTCCATCTCAGGCCGCCGCAGCATCCCCGCCACCATCCGCCTTCCAGTTATCGCTTCCGCAGCAGTTGAAACCTTAAAGAAAACTGACACTGCTCTTATCGATAAATCCGTCAACACGATCAGATTCTTGGCAATCGATGCCGTCGAGAAAGCTAATTCGGGGCACCCTGGTTTGCCCATGGGATGCGCTCCGATGGGTCACGTGTTGTACGATGAAATCATGAGGTACAATCCTAAGAATCCTTATTGGTTTAATCGTGACCGCTTTGTGCTTTCCGCTGGACATGGGTGTATGCTACAGTACGCGCTGCTTCACCTCGCGGGATATGACTCCGTCAAG GAAGAGGACTTGAAGAGTTTCCGTCAGTGGGGAAGCAAAACACCTGGTCATCCTGAGAACTTTGAGACACCTGGTGTTGAAGTCACAACTG GCCCACTTGGTCAAGGCATTGCCAATGCAGTGGGCTTGGCTCTTGCAGAAAAACACCTGGCAGCCCGCTATAACAAACCAGATAGCGAAATTGTTGACCACTACAC GTATGTTATCCTCGGTGATGGGTGTCAAATGGAGGGTATATCAAATGAAGTGTGCTCCCTTGCAGGACACTGGGGATTGGGAAAGCTTATTGCCTTTTATGACGACAATCACATCTCTATTGATGGTGACACCGAAATTGCTTTCACTGAGAGTGTTGACTCTCGTTTTGAGGGGCTTGGTTGGCATGTGATTTGGGTGAAGAATGGTAACACAGGTTATGATGAAATTAGTGCCGCTATCAAGGAAGCCAAGGCAGTAAAAGACAAGCCCACTCTGATTAAG GTAACAACTACCATTGGTTTTGGGTCCCCCAACAAGGCCAACTCATACAGTGTGCATGGAAGTGCACTGGGTGCCAAGGAAGTTGAAGCAACCAGAAAGAATCTTGGATGGCCTTACGAGCCTTTCCATGTGCCCGAAGATGTGAAGAA TCATTGGAGCCGACATGTTCCTGAGGGTGCTTCATTTGAAGCTGAATGGAATGCCAAGTTTGCTGAATATGAGAAGAAGTATCCAGAGGAAGCAGCTGAGTTGAAGTCTATCATCACTGGTGAACTACCAGCTGGTTGGGAAAAGGCTCTTCCT ACGTACGCACCTGAGAGCCCAGCTGATGCCACTAGAAACCTTTCTCAGCAAAATCTCAATGCTCTTGCAAAGGTTCTCCCTGGTTTGCTAGGTGGCAGTGCCGATCTCGCCTCATCCAACATGACCCTTCTCAAAATGTTTGGTGACTTTCAAAAGAACACACCAGAAGAACGAAATATAAGGTTTGGTGTTCGTGAACATGGCATGGGAGCCATATGTAATGGAATAGCACTTCACAGCCCTGGCATCATTCCCTACTGTGCAACTTTCTTTGTTTTCACTGACTACATGAGAGCAGCCATGAGGATCTCCGCACTGTGTGAAGCTGGAGTTATTTACGTGATGACCCACGACTCAATCGGGCTTGGAGAGGACGGACCGACTCATCAACCTATTGAGCATGTGGCAAGTTTCCGAGCAATGCCTAACATATTGATGCTCCGTCCAGCGGACGGCAACGAGACAGCTGGTGCATACAAGGTGGCTGTTCTTAATCGGAAGAGGCCATCAGTCCTTGCCCTGTCTCGACAAAAACTAACACAGCTTCCTGGAACATCCATCGAAGGTGTTGAAAAGGGAGGTTACATCATATCTGACAATGCATCCAATAACAAGCCTGATGTCATTTTGATTGGAACCGGTTCCGAGTTGGAAATTGCAGCAAAGGCGGGTGATGAACTTAGGAATGAAGGGAAGAAAGTAAGAGTTGTCTCCTTTGTTTCTTGGGAACTTTTCGATGAACAATCTGATGAGTACAAGGAAAGTGTTCTGCCCTCCGCAGTAACTGCTAGAGTAAGCATTGAAGCTGGAACGACATTCGGCTGGGAAAAGATTGTTGGATCTAAAGGAAAGTCCATTGGAATTGACCGATTTGGAGCTAGTGCGCCTGCAGGAAAAATTTACAAGGAGTTTGGCATCACAGCGGAAGCCGTCATAGCTGCAGCTAAAGAGCTCTTGTAG
- the LOC140972781 gene encoding protein GRAVITROPIC IN THE LIGHT 1-like: MQHTGAKDTQLRESSNQKVHPQPMVDATNQNPEAMENLVSKMFTNISSLKSAYIQLQSAHTPYDPDKIQAADKLVISELKILSELKHFYREHNPKPVCVSPQDSRLAAEIQEQQSLLKTYEVMVKKFQSEIQNKDSEILQVQQLIEEANQKRVKLEKNLKLRGLSTKESEGGGDENRYSSLELSPDLFKSAVEAASRAIHDFSKPLINMMKAAGWDLDAAANSIEPDIVYAKRAHKKYAFESHICQRMFIDFQDESYSIKPENPLEIPNDSLFQQYLALREMDPLDAVCQTPDSAFGKFCQNKYLILIHPKMEASFFGNLDQWNFIMGGGHPRTSFYQAFLKLAMSIWLLHMLAHSFDPPVKIFQVKRDNEFSEVYMESVVKKYITEDSDQNPKVGLMVMPGFWIGGGVIQSQVYLTGIKVTE; encoded by the coding sequence ATGCAACACACTGGTGCGAAAGATACCCAACTTCGTGAAAGCAGCAACCAAAAGGTTCATCCCCAACCAATGGTAGATGCCACAAATCAAAATCCTGAAGCTATGGAAAACCTAGTATCTAAGATGTTTACAAACATATCCTCTCTGAAGTCAGCTTACATTCAACTTCAATCTGCTCATACTCCTTATGACCCTGACAAAATTCAAGCTGCCGATAAACTCGTAATATCGGAGTTGAAAATTTTATCTGAACTCAAGCACTTCTATAGAGAGCACAACCCCAAACCTGTTTGTGTTTCTCCGCAAGACTCCCGGCTAGCTGCTGAGATTCAAGAACAGCAGAGCTTGTTAAAAACATATGAGGTCATGGTGAAAAAgtttcagtctgagattcagaatAAAGATTCCGAGATCCTTCAAGTACAACAGCTTATTGAAGAGGCAAATCAGAAACGTGTAAAACTTGAGAAGAACTTAAAGCTCAGAGGCTTGTCAACCAAAGAATCTGAAGGGGGTGGTGATGAAAATAGATATTCCTCATTGGAGTTGTCACCGGATCTTTTCAAGTCAGCAGTGGAAGCTGCTTCCAGGGCCATCCACGACTTTTCCAAGCCATTGATTAACATGATGAAAGCAGCTGGATGGGATCTTGACGCGGCAGCAAACTCCATAGAGCCAGATATTGTTTATGCAAAGCGAGCTCACAAGAAATATGCCTTTGAATCTCACATATGCCAAAGAATGTTCATTGATTTCCAAGATGAAAGCTATTCCATAAAACCAGAAAACCCACTAGAGATTCCGAATGACAGTTTGTTCCAGCAGTATCTTGCCTTGAGGGAAATGGATCCTCTAGATGCTGTATGCCAGACTCCAGATTCGgcttttggaaaattttgccAGAACAAATACCTCATACTGATCCATCCAAAAATGGAAGCTTCATTTTTTGGAAACCTAGACCAATGGAATTTTATAATGGGAGGTGGGCATCCTAGGACTTCCTTTTACCAGGCTTTTCTGAAACTTGCCATGTCGATTTGGCTTTTGCACATGTTGGCACATTCTTTTGATCCTCCCGTCAAAATCTTTCAAGTGAAGCGTGACAATGAGTTTTCAGAAGTTTATATGGAAAGCGTCGTTAAAAAGTACATTACAGAAGACAGTGATCAAAATCCTAAAGTCGGCCTAATGGTTATGCCTGGCTTTTGGATTGGTGGTGGCGTGATCCAGTCCCAAGTCTACCTTACAGGTATAAAAGTGACTGAATGA